Proteins co-encoded in one Candidatus Polarisedimenticolaceae bacterium genomic window:
- the ispD gene encoding 2-C-methyl-D-erythritol 4-phosphate cytidylyltransferase: protein MAAAGLVVAAGRATRFGGGVPKQFLDLGGRTLVERSIEALSARPGIGGVVVVVAPEDLGGARASALRSLSGVVDVVAGGTSRARSVASGLAALHAFEHVLVHDAARALVSAAVVDRVLAATLAHGAAIPVVPVRDTVKQDDGLGFVARTVDRGPLRLAQTPQGSRMDWLAEALARAEREGIEVTDEAQALERAGRPVALVDGDPGNTKITTPEDLAFARASLGGARPGELRVGTGFDVHRFGAGRRLVLGGVEFPGEVGLDGHSDADVVLHAAMDAVLGAAGLPDIGAFFPPGDPRYAGADSRVLAAEVSRAARSAGFSIVNLDLTVLAERPRIRPRVAAMRDAVAAAFGIEAGRVGLKATTLEGLGALGRGEGIACQAAALLRAEGASA, encoded by the coding sequence ATGGCCGCCGCCGGCCTCGTCGTCGCCGCGGGGCGCGCGACGCGCTTCGGGGGCGGCGTGCCGAAGCAGTTCCTCGACCTCGGGGGGCGCACGCTCGTCGAGCGGTCGATCGAGGCGCTCTCGGCCCGCCCCGGAATCGGGGGCGTCGTCGTCGTCGTCGCCCCGGAGGATCTCGGCGGGGCGCGCGCGAGTGCCTTGCGCTCCCTTTCCGGCGTCGTCGACGTCGTCGCCGGCGGCACGTCGCGCGCCCGCTCGGTCGCCTCCGGCCTCGCGGCGCTCCACGCCTTCGAACACGTCCTCGTGCACGACGCGGCCCGGGCGCTCGTGTCCGCCGCCGTCGTCGACCGCGTGCTCGCCGCGACGCTCGCGCACGGCGCCGCGATTCCCGTCGTCCCCGTCCGCGACACCGTCAAGCAGGACGACGGGCTGGGATTCGTCGCCCGCACGGTCGATCGGGGGCCGCTGCGCCTCGCCCAGACGCCGCAAGGGAGCAGGATGGACTGGCTCGCGGAGGCGCTCGCCCGCGCGGAACGGGAGGGGATCGAGGTGACCGACGAGGCGCAGGCCCTCGAGCGCGCCGGCCGGCCGGTGGCGCTGGTCGACGGCGATCCCGGCAACACCAAGATCACGACGCCGGAGGACCTCGCCTTCGCGCGAGCCTCGCTCGGGGGAGCCCGCCCGGGGGAGCTTCGCGTGGGGACCGGGTTCGACGTCCATCGATTCGGCGCGGGGCGCCGCCTCGTCCTGGGGGGGGTCGAGTTCCCCGGCGAAGTCGGGCTCGACGGCCACTCGGACGCCGACGTCGTGCTGCACGCCGCGATGGACGCGGTCCTCGGGGCGGCGGGCCTCCCGGACATCGGGGCGTTTTTTCCGCCTGGCGACCCGCGCTACGCGGGGGCGGACAGCCGGGTGCTCGCCGCCGAGGTCTCGCGCGCGGCGCGTAGCGCGGGTTTCTCCATCGTGAACCTCGATCTCACCGTGCTCGCCGAGCGCCCGAGGATCCGTCCCCGCGTGGCCGCCATGCGCGACGCCGTCGCCGCGGCGTTCGGGATCGAAGCCGGCCGGGTCGGCCTGAAGGCCACGACCCTCGAGGGACTCGGCGCGCTCGGTCGCGGCGAGGGCATCGCCTGTCAGGCCGCCGCCTTGCTGCGCGCCGAAGGAGCGTCCGCATGA
- the frr gene encoding ribosome recycling factor: MSDKEILADTDKKMAASLQDARHKLAAVRTGRASLAMFDGVSVDYYGTPTPLNQVAKLSIPEPTMVVAQPFDPSTVGAIEKAILAADLGLNPANDGKLVRIPIPALTEERRKQLAKKVHGLGEDAKTAIRQVRRDANEAIKKLEKDGEVSQDDGRRALEEIQKKTDKFCADVDGLVKNKEKEILEV, encoded by the coding sequence ATGTCCGACAAAGAGATTCTCGCCGACACCGACAAGAAGATGGCCGCCTCCCTCCAGGACGCGCGCCACAAGCTCGCCGCCGTGCGCACCGGCCGCGCTTCCCTCGCGATGTTCGACGGGGTCAGCGTGGACTACTACGGGACGCCCACGCCGCTGAACCAGGTCGCGAAGCTGTCGATCCCGGAGCCGACGATGGTGGTCGCGCAGCCGTTCGACCCGTCGACGGTCGGCGCGATCGAAAAGGCGATCCTCGCCGCGGATCTCGGCCTCAACCCCGCCAACGACGGCAAGCTCGTGCGCATCCCGATCCCCGCGCTCACCGAGGAGCGGCGCAAGCAGCTCGCGAAGAAGGTCCACGGCCTGGGGGAGGACGCGAAGACCGCCATCCGCCAGGTTCGTCGCGACGCCAACGAGGCGATCAAGAAGCTGGAGAAGGACGGCGAGGTCAGCCAGGACGACGGACGGCGCGCGCTCGAGGAGATCCAGAAGAAGACCGACAAGTTCTGCGCGGACGTGGACGGTCTCGTCAAGAACAAGGAAAAGGAAATCCTGGAGGTCTGA
- the pyrH gene encoding UMP kinase: MAPSGQPRYRRLLLKLSGEALMGGGNFGIDGEIVRVLSDEIAQIHALGVELALVVGGGNIFRGVSAASSGMDRVSADHMGMLATLINSLALQDALESRNVPTRVLSAIEIRQVAEPFIRRRALRHLEKGRVIVFAAGTGNPYFTTDTAAALRAMEIKAEVLLKATKVDGIYTADPMKHKDAVHLPRVGYLEALERGLKVMDTTAISLCMDNKLPIVVFNIRTEGNIRRIVLGETIGSVVGE; this comes from the coding sequence ATGGCGCCCTCGGGCCAGCCGCGCTACCGCCGTCTCCTGCTGAAGTTGTCCGGCGAAGCCCTGATGGGCGGCGGGAACTTCGGCATCGACGGCGAGATCGTCCGCGTTCTCTCCGACGAGATCGCCCAGATCCACGCCCTCGGCGTCGAGCTCGCGCTCGTCGTCGGCGGGGGGAACATCTTCCGCGGGGTGAGCGCCGCGTCGTCGGGGATGGACCGCGTGAGCGCGGACCACATGGGGATGCTTGCCACGCTCATCAACTCGCTGGCGCTCCAGGACGCCCTGGAGTCGCGCAACGTCCCCACGCGCGTCCTCTCCGCGATCGAGATCCGGCAGGTCGCCGAGCCGTTCATCCGGCGCCGCGCGCTTCGGCACCTGGAGAAGGGGCGCGTGATCGTCTTCGCCGCGGGGACGGGGAACCCGTACTTCACCACCGACACCGCCGCGGCGCTCCGGGCGATGGAGATCAAGGCGGAGGTCCTCCTCAAGGCCACGAAGGTCGACGGCATCTACACCGCCGACCCGATGAAACACAAGGATGCGGTGCACCTTCCCCGCGTGGGTTACCTCGAGGCCCTCGAGCGGGGCCTCAAGGTCATGGACACGACCGCGATCTCGCTTTGCATGGACAACAAGCTGCCGATCGTCGTATTCAACATCCGCACCGAGGGGAACATCCGCCGCATCGTGCTGGGCGAGACCATCGGCTCGGTCGTGGGAGAGTGA
- the tsf gene encoding translation elongation factor Ts, with amino-acid sequence MEITASVVKQLREKTGVGMMECKSALTEAKGDLAEAEKILRKKGLAAAANKAGRATGEGVIAARVSDDGRLGILVEVNCETDFAARGADFQGLVSEIADHVMHAEPAASAEALLDQPLHGAAGKTVRQRIGESVAKIGENMQIPRFARFDARAGGPAAIATYLHTGSKIGVMIEAEVHGDAAGALRDVAMHIAAAAPRFVRREEVSQKVLDDEKEIAREQALKAGKPPQVVEKIVTGRMEKYFGEACLLEQPFVKDPDKTVAQFLGDRAVVRRFARFVLGESA; translated from the coding sequence ATGGAGATCACCGCATCCGTCGTGAAGCAGCTCCGGGAGAAGACCGGGGTCGGGATGATGGAGTGCAAGTCCGCGCTCACGGAGGCCAAGGGCGACCTCGCCGAGGCCGAGAAGATCCTGCGCAAGAAGGGCCTCGCCGCCGCGGCGAACAAGGCGGGCCGCGCGACCGGCGAAGGGGTGATCGCGGCTCGCGTCTCGGACGACGGACGGCTCGGGATCCTCGTCGAGGTCAACTGCGAAACCGACTTCGCCGCCCGCGGCGCCGACTTCCAGGGGCTCGTGAGCGAGATCGCCGACCACGTGATGCACGCCGAGCCGGCCGCCTCCGCCGAGGCGCTTCTCGACCAGCCCCTCCACGGTGCCGCCGGGAAGACCGTGCGGCAGCGGATCGGCGAGTCGGTCGCCAAGATCGGCGAGAACATGCAGATCCCGCGTTTCGCGCGCTTCGATGCGCGCGCGGGCGGCCCCGCGGCGATCGCGACGTACCTCCACACCGGCTCCAAGATCGGCGTGATGATCGAGGCCGAGGTCCACGGCGACGCGGCCGGGGCGCTGCGCGACGTCGCGATGCACATCGCGGCGGCGGCTCCGCGTTTCGTCCGGCGCGAGGAGGTCTCGCAGAAGGTCCTCGACGACGAGAAGGAGATCGCCCGGGAGCAGGCCCTCAAGGCCGGCAAGCCCCCGCAGGTCGTCGAGAAGATCGTCACCGGGCGGATGGAGAAGTACTTCGGCGAGGCGTGCCTGCTCGAGCAGCCGTTCGTGAAGGACCCGGACAAGACGGTCGCCCAGTTCCTCGGCGATCGCGCGGTCGTCCGGCGCTTCGCCCGCTTCGTCCTCGGCGAAAGCGCCTGA